Proteins encoded in a region of the Funiculus sociatus GB2-C1 genome:
- a CDS encoding non-ribosomal peptide synthetase, with the protein MQSVDTKMPDEIVEGYRLSPQQAHLWSLQQIDSSIPYRVQCTLLHHGLDKNILKSALQEVVNRHEILRTNFRSLSGMALPFQVITHGVTPSINYYDLSGFPPVTQDEKVEALFNETLRSPLNFEKDFLLHLSLISLSSNKYILLVSLPAMLADKATLRNLVREINDAYVACLRGEKFSDEPLQYADIAEWQNELLEGEGELEKAYWHQKDLSGLSNLKLSYENEISENTEFQPQVLTAAIPPNLIAAIETLVGNDTSVSEFLLACWQVLLWRLIDYPDITVGTAYEGRKYEDLQQALGLFAKYLPIQTHLSENLPFSQVLELVDNSVNEGYKWQEYFTWQQRVNHLDTAFFPFTFEFEEFEREPNQNKVFTINKEYVCIERFKIKLSCILRDGLIAEFYYDSNLFALEDIKRLSEQFVKLLESVTNNPNASIAQLEILSDRELQQLLADFNNTQTDYSQNQCIHQLFETQVNQTPDNIAVVFDTQELTYRQLNQRANKLAHYLQKQGVEPEVLVGICVERSLEMIVGILGILKAGGAYIPLDPAYPQERLAFMLEDAQVSVLLTQQRLLELPKHQASVICLDADWENIALESDENLTHEAKSDNLAYVIYTSGSTGKPKGVAIAHQNLVHSTSARLAYYREPCDRFLLLSSFAFDSSIAGIFWSITQGGMLVLPQEGVQRDLSQILGLISQHHISHFLSLPSLYALLLEQAQSEQLVSLRTVIVAGELCPKELVSRHLEQLPKTSLFNEYGPTEGTVWSSVYHCQSPELIRLPIGRPITNTQIYLLNSDLRPVPIGVPGEIYIGGAGLARGYLNRPELTAQKFINNPFKADTRLYKTGDLARFLPDGNLEFLGRIDHQVKIRGFRIELEEIEAVLKQYPGVRETVVVAREDVVSDRRIVAYFVPSPESTFTISNLRHFLQEKLPEYMIPSAFVRLLALPLLPNGKVNRQELPAPNSTSEQLLEYTAAKTPVEKLLAGIWAQILRVERVGIHDNFFDLGGDSILNIQVIAKANKAGLTLTPKQLFEAPTIAQLAALAGTTHTIQAEQGMVIGQVPLTPIQHWFFEDNPLDPHHSNQAVLLKVPPDLDPQLLQIVVQHLLRHHDALRLRFIQEGDARQQVNASFNEVVPFTCLDLSAHSPDAQKAALESAAAEVQTSLNLSEGPLVRVVFFTLGNNQPNRLLIVIHHLAVDGVSWRILLEDLQTAYEQISRGETIQLPPKTTSFQQWAQRLQEYAHSSELQQEENYWLTQLRKPVCPLPVDFSGGANTVASVSTVSVTLSQEETQALLQQVPAAYGTQINDVLLTALVQAFGQWTGDSLLVDLEGHGREEIFDDVNLSRTVGWFTTIFPVRLSLEEASNPGDALQAIKKQLRTIPNRGLGYGVLRYLSKNLEKPLQLQMPQAEVIFNYLGQSDQVFQSSLLALAEESSGLVRSPRGHRRYLLDINGIVVGGQLRLNWTYSEAVHRRVTIESLAEDFQERLRSLITHCQTMRSPVYTPSDSQPKLSPLETPLPANLTTSKEITIEQLLADAILDSSIRPSTSPVKDLTDPTCIFLTGATGFLGAFLLYELLQQTQADIYCLVRSPNIESAKKRLQSNLESYLIWNESLSSRIIPVLGDLSQPLLGLSHEQFQLLANKIDVIYHNGAAINLVYPYSMLKTPNVLGTQEILRLACQTKVKPVHYVSTLATLLSADNDVPKSGYAQSKWVAEQLIMSARSQGLPASIYRIGSVSGHSQTGACNPNDHLCRTIKGYIQLKSAPAENGILRTAPVDYVSQAILHLSQQKNLLGEDFHLSSPHPILISDIFKWLSSFGYSIQQISYAEWQTKLSNYAEHSQDNAVSSLIPLFEQSLSNRASKAESSTPKSNSVEDTNFQNTLDKLASASICCPPVDDKFLHTYFSYLIQIGFLDAPQPSEI; encoded by the coding sequence ATGCAAAGCGTAGACACAAAAATGCCAGATGAAATCGTGGAAGGTTATCGGCTTTCCCCTCAGCAAGCTCATCTATGGTCATTACAGCAAATTGACTCTAGCATACCTTATCGTGTCCAATGTACCTTATTGCACCACGGGCTGGATAAAAACATCTTAAAAAGTGCCTTACAAGAGGTAGTAAATCGACATGAAATTCTCCGCACGAATTTCCGCTCTCTATCCGGGATGGCTCTTCCTTTCCAGGTAATTACTCATGGTGTTACACCCTCAATCAATTACTACGATTTAAGCGGTTTCCCTCCCGTTACACAAGATGAGAAAGTTGAGGCGCTTTTTAATGAAACGCTACGTTCTCCGTTAAATTTTGAAAAAGATTTCCTTTTACATCTATCTCTGATTTCCCTATCGTCAAACAAGTATATATTGCTGGTAAGCTTACCAGCTATGCTTGCAGATAAGGCGACATTGAGAAATTTAGTACGGGAAATCAATGATGCCTATGTAGCTTGTTTGCGTGGCGAAAAATTCTCAGATGAACCACTGCAATATGCAGATATTGCTGAATGGCAGAATGAGTTACTAGAGGGAGAAGGAGAGTTAGAAAAAGCATATTGGCATCAAAAAGATTTATCAGGCTTGTCAAATTTAAAGCTTAGTTATGAGAATGAAATTTCTGAAAATACAGAATTTCAGCCGCAAGTTTTGACAGCAGCTATTCCTCCAAATTTGATAGCAGCTATAGAAACCTTAGTGGGGAATGATACTTCGGTTTCAGAATTTTTATTGGCTTGCTGGCAAGTTCTCCTGTGGCGTTTGATTGACTATCCAGATATTACCGTCGGGACAGCATATGAAGGGCGGAAATATGAGGATTTACAGCAAGCACTAGGGTTGTTTGCTAAATATTTACCCATTCAAACTCATTTGTCAGAAAATTTACCTTTCAGCCAAGTTTTAGAACTGGTTGATAATTCTGTCAATGAAGGCTACAAATGGCAAGAATATTTTACTTGGCAACAACGGGTAAATCATTTAGATACAGCTTTTTTCCCGTTTACTTTTGAGTTTGAAGAATTTGAGCGAGAGCCAAACCAGAATAAAGTATTTACAATTAACAAAGAGTATGTCTGTATAGAACGATTCAAAATCAAACTTTCTTGTATTCTTAGGGACGGCTTAATTGCAGAATTCTACTACGATAGCAACTTATTCGCTCTAGAAGATATCAAACGCTTATCAGAGCAATTTGTGAAATTGTTAGAAAGCGTTACTAACAACCCTAACGCATCGATAGCACAGTTAGAAATCTTAAGCGATCGCGAACTACAGCAACTTTTGGCTGACTTCAACAATACCCAAACTGATTACTCACAAAACCAGTGCATCCACCAGCTTTTTGAAACCCAAGTAAATCAAACACCAGACAATATTGCAGTTGTGTTTGATACTCAAGAATTAACCTATCGCCAACTGAATCAGCGGGCGAATAAATTAGCTCATTACCTACAGAAACAAGGCGTAGAACCAGAGGTCTTAGTAGGAATCTGTGTAGAGCGATCACTAGAAATGATTGTCGGGATTTTGGGCATCCTCAAAGCTGGCGGAGCCTACATACCCCTCGACCCAGCTTATCCCCAAGAGCGTCTAGCCTTCATGTTAGAGGATGCTCAGGTATCAGTGCTGTTGACTCAACAGCGGTTACTTGAATTACCCAAACATCAAGCTAGTGTAATTTGCTTAGATGCAGATTGGGAAAATATTGCCTTAGAAAGCGACGAAAATCTTACCCATGAAGCCAAGTCCGATAACTTAGCTTATGTTATTTATACCTCCGGTTCCACAGGCAAACCGAAAGGAGTAGCGATCGCGCATCAAAATTTAGTTCACTCAACCAGTGCGCGTTTAGCTTACTATCGGGAACCATGCGATCGCTTCTTGCTGCTTTCATCATTTGCCTTTGATAGTTCAATCGCGGGTATATTCTGGAGTATTACTCAAGGAGGAATGCTCGTTCTTCCCCAGGAAGGTGTACAACGGGATCTGTCACAAATCCTCGGCTTAATTAGTCAACATCATATTTCCCATTTCTTAAGTCTGCCATCTCTTTACGCTCTCCTGTTAGAACAAGCTCAATCAGAACAGCTTGTTTCACTGCGTACTGTCATCGTCGCCGGCGAACTTTGTCCAAAAGAATTAGTTTCCCGTCACCTAGAACAGCTTCCAAAAACATCCTTGTTTAACGAATATGGCCCAACCGAAGGCACAGTTTGGAGCAGCGTCTACCATTGCCAGTCACCAGAATTAATTCGTCTTCCCATCGGTCGTCCTATTACCAACACGCAGATTTATCTACTAAACTCCGATCTTCGTCCCGTACCAATTGGCGTACCGGGAGAAATATATATCGGCGGCGCTGGCTTAGCTCGCGGCTACTTAAATCGCCCCGAACTAACTGCCCAAAAATTTATCAACAACCCCTTTAAAGCTGATACACGCCTTTACAAAACTGGCGATTTGGCGCGTTTCTTGCCAGATGGGAACCTGGAATTTTTGGGACGAATTGACCACCAAGTGAAAATTCGGGGTTTCCGGATAGAACTGGAAGAAATCGAGGCGGTGTTAAAACAATACCCAGGTGTGCGGGAAACTGTAGTTGTGGCGCGAGAAGATGTAGTAAGCGATCGCCGTATAGTCGCTTATTTCGTCCCGTCCCCAGAATCGACATTCACAATTAGCAACCTGCGCCACTTCCTGCAAGAAAAGCTGCCGGAATACATGATCCCATCAGCTTTTGTGCGGCTGTTGGCTTTGCCACTGCTGCCCAACGGCAAAGTAAACCGCCAGGAATTGCCAGCCCCGAATTCCACTAGCGAACAACTCCTAGAATATACGGCCGCTAAAACCCCGGTTGAAAAGCTGCTAGCTGGCATCTGGGCGCAAATCCTGCGCGTTGAGAGAGTGGGCATCCACGACAACTTTTTCGATTTAGGCGGCGATTCTATCCTCAATATTCAGGTAATCGCCAAAGCCAACAAAGCCGGACTGACTCTAACTCCCAAGCAGCTTTTCGAGGCTCCGACAATTGCCCAATTAGCTGCTCTTGCTGGCACTACCCATACTATCCAGGCAGAACAGGGGATGGTAATTGGACAGGTGCCTCTGACCCCCATTCAGCACTGGTTTTTTGAAGACAATCCCCTCGATCCGCACCACAGTAACCAAGCTGTCTTGTTAAAAGTGCCGCCCGATTTAGACCCACAGCTTTTGCAAATAGTCGTGCAGCACTTGCTTAGACATCACGACGCACTGCGTCTGCGTTTTATTCAAGAAGGCGACGCTCGTCAACAAGTCAATGCTAGTTTCAATGAGGTAGTACCATTTACCTGCCTGGATTTGTCGGCGCACTCCCCCGATGCACAAAAAGCCGCCTTAGAATCCGCCGCCGCCGAAGTACAAACTAGCTTGAACCTATCAGAAGGGCCTTTGGTCAGAGTTGTCTTTTTTACCTTAGGTAACAACCAGCCGAATCGCCTGTTGATTGTCATCCACCACTTAGCTGTTGATGGTGTCTCCTGGCGGATTTTACTAGAGGATCTTCAGACAGCTTACGAGCAAATTAGCCGGGGTGAGACGATCCAACTGCCACCCAAAACAACTTCTTTCCAGCAGTGGGCGCAACGATTGCAGGAATACGCCCACTCATCAGAACTCCAGCAAGAGGAGAATTATTGGTTGACCCAGCTACGGAAACCAGTTTGTCCTCTACCAGTGGATTTTTCTGGAGGTGCCAACACTGTAGCGTCAGTTAGCACAGTGTCCGTAACCCTCTCTCAAGAAGAAACTCAAGCTTTGTTGCAGCAGGTACCAGCAGCTTATGGAACTCAGATCAATGATGTGTTGCTCACAGCGCTGGTGCAAGCCTTCGGACAGTGGACAGGGGATTCGTTATTAGTGGATTTGGAAGGTCACGGGCGCGAAGAAATTTTCGACGATGTAAACTTGTCGCGTACAGTCGGCTGGTTTACTACCATCTTCCCAGTGCGGTTGAGCTTAGAGGAAGCTTCTAACCCTGGAGATGCTTTGCAGGCTATCAAAAAGCAACTGCGTACTATCCCAAATCGGGGTCTTGGCTATGGCGTGCTGCGCTATCTAAGCAAAAATCTGGAAAAGCCTTTGCAGTTGCAAATGCCTCAAGCGGAAGTGATTTTCAACTACTTAGGTCAATCCGATCAAGTATTTCAATCATCGCTGTTGGCTCTAGCCGAGGAATCCAGCGGTCTTGTCCGCAGTCCAAGAGGGCATCGGCGTTACCTGTTAGATATCAATGGGATTGTTGTAGGAGGTCAGCTGCGGCTGAATTGGACGTACAGCGAGGCCGTTCATCGCCGGGTGACAATTGAGAGTTTAGCAGAAGATTTTCAGGAGAGATTGCGATCGCTAATCACCCACTGTCAGACTATGCGATCGCCAGTCTACACCCCTTCTGACTCACAACCAAAGCTAAGTCCCCTGGAAACGCCCCTTCCGGCAAACCTCACCACTAGCAAGGAAATTACTATTGAACAGTTACTTGCTGATGCCATCCTAGATTCCTCCATCCGCCCCAGTACTTCACCTGTTAAAGATTTAACTGATCCAACTTGTATCTTTTTAACGGGAGCAACGGGCTTTTTGGGAGCTTTTCTACTTTATGAACTGCTACAACAAACCCAAGCAGACATTTATTGTCTAGTTCGTTCTCCTAATATCGAATCCGCCAAAAAGAGACTGCAAAGCAACCTGGAATCCTATTTAATTTGGAATGAATCTCTCAGCTCTAGAATCATTCCCGTCTTAGGAGATTTATCCCAACCCTTGTTAGGTCTTTCCCACGAGCAATTTCAACTTTTGGCAAATAAAATCGATGTGATTTATCACAATGGGGCGGCAATAAATCTTGTTTATCCCTACTCAATGCTCAAAACACCTAATGTTTTGGGGACGCAGGAAATCTTGAGATTGGCTTGTCAAACCAAAGTGAAGCCAGTGCATTATGTTTCAACCCTCGCTACTCTATTATCAGCCGACAATGATGTACCAAAGAGTGGCTATGCTCAGAGTAAATGGGTTGCGGAACAGTTGATAATGAGTGCGCGATCGCAAGGTCTTCCCGCCTCTATTTACAGAATTGGTAGTGTATCAGGACACAGCCAAACTGGTGCTTGTAATCCAAACGATCATCTGTGCAGAACCATCAAAGGCTATATTCAACTCAAAAGCGCGCCCGCCGAAAATGGAATATTAAGGACGGCTCCAGTTGATTATGTGAGCCAAGCCATTCTGCATCTATCGCAGCAAAAGAACTTACTTGGTGAAGACTTCCATTTATCAAGTCCACACCCAATCCTAATCAGCGATATTTTCAAGTGGCTGAGTTCATTTGGCTATTCAATTCAGCAAATTTCCTATGCAGAATGGCAAACCAAACTCTCAAATTATGCCGAACATTCTCAGGATAATGCAGTCTCTTCGCTCATACCTTTATTTGAGCAAAGCTTATCTAATCGTGCCAGTAAAGCGGAGTCCTCAACACCAAAATCAAATTCTGTGGAAGATACCAATTTCCAGAATACCCTTGATAAACTTGCCAGCGCTTCAATCTGTTGTCCACCAGTAGATGACAAATTCCTTCATACCTACTTCTCATACCTGATTCAAATCGGCTTTTTAGATGCGCCGCAGCCGAGCGAAATTTAG
- a CDS encoding TauD/TfdA family dioxygenase — protein MKKIDSQIPFNKRSITRKPFNLSQNELIETEYLLPGKSIPLLVKPAVPGVNLLDWATSNQETVKTLLLNYRALLFRNFNINSTDLFNQFIKTTSTGELLEYRDRSSPRHEISGKIYTSTDYPAEQSIFLHNEGTYWLTWPLKIYFGCLIAPQQGGETPIADCRNIFQRINPKIREHFIEKKVLYVRNYNDGFGLSWQTVFQTEDKTVVEEYCRRNGIEFEWKSGDRLRTRQVRQAVAKHPQTGENIWFNHATFFHVSTLEPTMRETLLAEFKEEDLPNNTYYGDGSPIEISVLDELREAYLQERVIFPWQEGDVLMLDNMSVAHSRTPFVGSRKVVVGMAEPFTNSEI, from the coding sequence ATGAAAAAAATAGATTCCCAAATTCCCTTTAATAAAAGGTCGATTACTCGCAAACCCTTCAACCTCTCCCAAAATGAGTTAATTGAAACCGAGTATCTACTCCCTGGTAAAAGCATTCCTCTACTTGTAAAACCAGCCGTCCCAGGTGTCAATTTATTAGATTGGGCTACAAGTAACCAGGAAACGGTTAAAACCCTGTTACTAAACTACAGAGCCTTACTTTTTCGGAATTTTAATATAAATTCAACGGATTTGTTTAACCAGTTTATCAAAACCACTTCCACCGGAGAACTGCTGGAATATCGCGATCGCTCATCGCCACGCCATGAAATCAGCGGCAAAATCTATACTTCAACTGATTACCCCGCCGAACAAAGCATCTTTTTACACAACGAAGGAACCTATTGGCTAACTTGGCCTCTAAAAATATATTTTGGCTGTCTTATAGCTCCGCAGCAGGGAGGAGAAACCCCTATTGCTGACTGTCGAAATATTTTTCAGCGCATCAATCCAAAAATTAGAGAGCATTTTATCGAAAAAAAAGTTTTGTATGTCCGAAACTATAATGATGGATTTGGATTAAGTTGGCAGACAGTTTTTCAAACTGAAGATAAAACTGTGGTAGAGGAATATTGCCGTCGTAATGGGATTGAATTTGAGTGGAAAAGTGGTGATCGTCTCAGGACTCGCCAAGTCCGGCAAGCTGTTGCCAAACATCCTCAAACCGGAGAGAATATCTGGTTTAATCATGCTACTTTTTTCCATGTTTCTACACTAGAACCAACGATGCGTGAAACATTGTTGGCGGAGTTTAAAGAAGAAGACCTTCCCAATAATACTTACTACGGTGATGGCTCTCCAATTGAAATATCTGTATTAGATGAACTTCGCGAAGCTTATCTGCAAGAGAGGGTGATTTTTCCCTGGCAAGAAGGCGACGTATTGATGTTGGATAATATGTCAGTCGCTCATAGTCGTACACCTTTTGTAGGTTCGCGCAAGGTTGTAGTGGGAATGGCTGAACCGTTTACTAATTCAGAAATATAG